The window TGGACAATCAGTTAAGGTAGTCATGCGGCTGATTTCTGTTTTAAGTTTTCTTCGGCCTGCGCCGGGCTTTGGTAATCCATAGCCGAGTGCAGTCGTTTTCTGTTGTACCAGATTTCTATGAACTCAAAAATAGCCGATCTGGCCTGCCCGTAGCTTTGATAGCAATCCGGCATATCCAGTTCGTGCTTGAGCGTTTTAAAAAAGCTTTCCGCCGGGGCGTTATCCCAGCAATTTCCCTTTCGGCTCATGCTTTGGGTGATGTCATAGGCGTCCAGTTTCTTTGTAAAATCCTCGCAGGCATATTGAACCCCACGATCCGAATGAAAGATCAGGTCTTTA of the Rhodohalobacter sp. SW132 genome contains:
- a CDS encoding IS3 family transposase, producing the protein TTVMDLGDRQVIGWSLSDRMSAEQTSIAAFKQAAKRRSPGKDLIFHSDRGVQYACEDFTKKLDAYDITQSMSRKGNCWDNAPAESFFKTLKHELDMPDCYQSYGQARSAIFEFIEIWYNRKRLHSAMDYQSPAQAEENLKQKSAA